One region of Oryzias melastigma strain HK-1 unplaced genomic scaffold, ASM292280v2 sc01651, whole genome shotgun sequence genomic DNA includes:
- the LOC112142141 gene encoding G-protein coupled receptor 4-like: MENQTSSNSFHQNITYGCNEGEYAIYVSSLFFAGVGLPLALVAIIALRSVVRADHVAPVYVINLLISDLLQLCCNVVFVATNQTKICKYFYHIFNYGLMVSICFMVIISLERYLSVAWPLWYRLRRNIRTSVKICIVAWLICLSLLIINALMGELIILMAGFLLLPVPLFIFSLWGTVKALNRARSVQTDEKRRIIAVLVLVLIIYTLLFLPDIIFLSSNNKNVRVTAYIFLRFSPLADLVLYIFMRKGIGDKILDCLCGKMMPDSFNQSGQNSAIMELGSPGETWIGD; this comes from the exons ATGGAAAATCAAACGTCTAGTAACTCATTCCACCAGAATATCACGTACGGCTGTAATGAGGGGGAATATGCCATCTATGTGTCTTCGTTGTTCTTCGCTGGTGTTGGTCTCCCTTTGGCTCTCGTTGCGATCATCGCTCTTCGTTCAGTG GTACGAGCGGACCACGTTGCCCCCGTGTACGTCATCAACCTCCTGATCTCCGACCTCCTTCAGCTTTGCTGCAACGTCGTTTTCGTGGCAACAAATCAGACGAAAATTTGCAAAtacttttaccacatttttaacTATGGTCTCATGGTCAGCATTTGCTTCATGGTGATCATCTCCTTGGAAAG GTACCTGAGTGTGGCCTGGCCGCTCTGGTACAGACTGAGGCGAAACATCAGGACGTCAGTCAAAATCTGCATTGTGGCCTGGCTTATTTGTCTGTCACTGTTGATCATTAATGCATTGATGGGGGAATTAATAATCCTTATGGCGGGTTTCCTGCTCCTTCCAGTccctttgttcattttttccctgtGGGGAACTGTCAAAGCCTTAAACAGGGCACGCAGCGTTCAAACTGACGAAAAACGCAGGATTATAGCCGTACTGGTTCTAGTTCTGATCATTTACACGCTATTGTTTCTGCCAGATATTATTTTCTTAtcatcaaacaataaaaatgttcgtGTTACAGCTTACATCTTCCTTCGCTTCAGTCCTCTGGCAGACTTGGTTCTGTATATTTTCATGAGGAAAGGGATCGGTGACAAGATTCTGGACTGTTTGTGCGGCAAAATGATGCCAGATTCCTTCAACCAGTCAGGACAGAATTCCGCCATTATGGAGTTGGGAAGTCCAGGGGAGACCTGGATTGGAGACTGA